In Candidatus Binataceae bacterium, a single genomic region encodes these proteins:
- a CDS encoding adenosine-specific kinase — protein sequence MELSAIEIVKPADANVIIGQAHFIKTVEDLYEAVIGAVPAVKFGVAFCEASGPCLIRHTGTDAGLEEAAVGAARMIGAGHVFVIMLGNAFPINVLNQVKAVAEVCTIFCATANDVRVIVAAESGVRGVLGVIDGSAPKGVEGEQDQADRRAMLRRFGYKQ from the coding sequence ATGGAACTCAGCGCGATCGAAATCGTCAAGCCCGCCGACGCCAACGTCATCATCGGCCAGGCCCACTTCATCAAGACCGTCGAGGACCTGTACGAGGCGGTGATTGGCGCGGTGCCGGCGGTCAAGTTCGGCGTCGCCTTTTGCGAGGCCTCGGGCCCGTGCCTCATCCGCCACACCGGGACCGATGCCGGTCTGGAAGAGGCCGCGGTGGGCGCGGCCAGGATGATCGGCGCGGGTCACGTGTTCGTAATCATGCTCGGCAACGCCTTTCCGATAAACGTGCTCAACCAGGTGAAGGCGGTCGCCGAGGTGTGCACGATCTTCTGCGCCACGGCCAATGATGTGCGCGTGATCGTAGCCGCGGAGAGCGGCGTGCGCGGCGTGCTGGGCGTAATCGACGGCAGTGCGCCCAAGGGTGTCGAGGGGGAGCAGGATCAGGCCGACCGCCGCGCGATGCTGCGCCGCTTCGGTTACAAGCAATAG